In Nocardioides sp. zg-1228, a single window of DNA contains:
- a CDS encoding UvrD-helicase domain-containing protein encodes MSEELEAREIAAEQAYVDEVYVQLEASTRSARALAAEGHSRGKLGHEGGLVERDAMVFQAAKRIAQLDAAHEGLVFGRLDLRPEIDAQPRYIGRIGVRNADRDVLLIDWRAPAAGVFYQATAATPSGVVRRRVLRSQHRTVIGVEDELLDDEADTDLPIVGEGALMAQLSRARDRSMHSIVATIQAEQDKAIRAPGKGVVSISGGPGTGKTVVALHRAAFLLYSDRRRYEGGGVLVVGPSGVFMRYIERVLPSLGETAVALRSLGEVVGGIRATRHDEPRVADVKGATRMAELLRRTARQHAPGAPTSFRIYWRDETIVLDPALLGRLRRQLMSQGRRNRQLPRVARTLLDAMWRQVSGERGRERGRQAFDDDMLGHAGFVEFASAWWPPLDALTVFGWLREPDFLARVGEGVISREEQLLLGKSWASGDLSIEDVPLVDELRYALGDVPQRTDDERDLDETGLLEGGVDLQELTTVSERDYAPGGRPWAAPTHRIEDDGYAHVLIDEAQDLTPMQWRMVGRRGRSASWTIVGDPAQSSWPDAPEAAAARAEALEGKELHEFHLSTNYRNSAEIYAFAADYARRVGLDADLPDAVRRTGEEPRVVGPVDDLEAAVREAVTTIADRVEGTVAIVVPVARRSEVNAWLASWPELADDAVGARAAVDSSVTPSGEDRVVVLTGLDTKGLEFDGIVVVSPQEIEDESATGRATLYVVLTRATQLLTTVG; translated from the coding sequence TTGAGCGAGGAGCTCGAGGCGCGCGAGATCGCGGCGGAGCAGGCGTACGTCGACGAGGTCTACGTGCAGCTCGAGGCGTCGACCCGCAGCGCGCGGGCGTTGGCGGCCGAGGGCCACAGCCGGGGCAAGCTGGGGCACGAGGGCGGCCTCGTCGAGCGCGACGCGATGGTCTTCCAGGCTGCCAAGCGCATCGCCCAGCTCGACGCCGCCCACGAGGGGCTGGTGTTCGGCCGGCTCGACCTCCGCCCGGAGATCGACGCCCAGCCGCGCTACATCGGGCGCATCGGCGTGCGCAACGCCGACCGCGACGTCCTGCTGATCGACTGGCGCGCACCCGCCGCCGGCGTGTTCTACCAGGCCACCGCCGCCACGCCGTCCGGCGTGGTGCGCCGACGGGTGCTGCGCTCGCAGCACCGCACCGTCATCGGCGTCGAGGACGAGCTGCTCGACGACGAGGCCGACACCGACCTGCCGATCGTCGGCGAGGGCGCCCTGATGGCCCAGCTCTCCCGCGCCCGCGACCGGTCGATGCACTCGATCGTCGCCACCATCCAGGCCGAGCAGGACAAGGCGATCCGCGCGCCCGGCAAGGGCGTCGTGTCGATCTCGGGCGGGCCCGGCACGGGCAAGACCGTCGTCGCCCTGCACCGTGCCGCCTTCCTGCTCTACTCCGACCGACGCCGCTACGAGGGCGGCGGCGTGCTCGTGGTCGGGCCGAGCGGGGTGTTCATGCGCTACATCGAGCGGGTGCTGCCGAGCCTCGGCGAGACCGCGGTCGCGCTGCGCTCGCTGGGCGAGGTCGTCGGCGGCATCCGCGCCACGCGCCACGACGAGCCGAGGGTCGCCGACGTCAAGGGCGCGACCCGGATGGCCGAGCTGCTGCGCCGCACCGCCCGCCAGCACGCCCCGGGCGCCCCGACCAGCTTCCGCATCTACTGGCGCGACGAGACGATCGTGCTCGACCCCGCCCTGCTGGGCCGGCTGCGCCGCCAGCTGATGTCGCAGGGCCGCCGCAACCGGCAGCTGCCACGGGTGGCCAGGACGCTCCTCGACGCGATGTGGCGCCAGGTGAGCGGCGAGCGCGGCCGCGAGCGCGGCCGACAGGCGTTCGACGACGACATGCTCGGCCACGCCGGCTTCGTGGAGTTCGCCTCCGCCTGGTGGCCCCCGCTCGACGCCCTCACGGTGTTCGGCTGGCTGCGCGAGCCCGACTTCCTGGCCCGCGTGGGCGAGGGCGTCATCTCGCGCGAGGAGCAGCTGCTGCTCGGCAAGTCGTGGGCGTCCGGCGACCTCTCGATCGAGGACGTCCCCCTGGTCGACGAGCTGCGCTACGCGCTCGGCGACGTGCCGCAGCGCACCGACGACGAGCGCGACCTCGACGAGACCGGCCTGCTCGAGGGCGGGGTCGACCTCCAGGAGCTCACCACGGTCTCCGAGCGCGACTACGCCCCCGGCGGTCGTCCGTGGGCGGCGCCGACGCACCGGATCGAGGACGACGGCTACGCCCACGTCCTCATCGACGAGGCGCAGGACCTCACCCCGATGCAGTGGCGGATGGTCGGTCGGCGTGGCCGCTCCGCCAGCTGGACGATCGTGGGTGACCCGGCGCAGTCGTCGTGGCCCGACGCTCCCGAGGCCGCTGCGGCCCGTGCGGAGGCGCTGGAGGGCAAGGAGCTCCACGAGTTCCACCTGTCCACCAACTACCGCAACTCCGCGGAGATCTACGCCTTCGCCGCCGACTACGCCCGCCGCGTGGGTCTCGACGCCGACCTTCCCGACGCCGTCCGCCGCACGGGCGAGGAGCCGCGGGTCGTGGGTCCGGTCGACGACCTCGAGGCCGCGGTGCGCGAGGCGGTCACCACGATCGCCGACCGCGTCGAGGGCACCGTCGCCATCGTCGTGCCGGTCGCTCGGCGCTCGGAGGTCAACGCCTGGCTGGCGTCGTGGCCCGAGCTCGCCGACGACGCTGTCGGCGCCCGCGCCGCCGTCGACTCGAGCGTGACGCCCAGCGGCGAGGACCGCGTGGTCGTGCTCACCGGGCTCGACACCAAGGGCTTGGAGTTCGACGGCATCGTGGTGGTCTCGCCGCAGGAGATCGAGGACGAGTCGGCCACCGGCCGCGCCACCCTCTACGTCGTGCTCACCCGCGCCACCCAGCTGCTGACGACGGTCGGTTGA
- a CDS encoding enoyl-CoA hydratase-related protein, translated as MTDAPDELVHYAVSDAVATITLDSPANRNALSRQLVTELFAHLERAGADADVRAVLIESSGKVFCSGADLTEASSEGMESGTRAIVELQRLIATLDKPVVTKNLGAVRAGGIGIVAAADIAISAADATFALTEVKLGLAAAIISLTVHHRMTPRAAALTTLGGEVFTGADAAAYGLVTKAVPADVLDEEVAAVCASLATGAPQGLRESKRILNRDLVARIDALGEEMATTSTRLFASDEAREAMVAFLSRKK; from the coding sequence ATGACCGACGCCCCCGACGAGCTGGTGCACTACGCCGTGTCAGACGCCGTCGCCACCATCACCCTCGACAGCCCCGCCAACCGCAACGCCCTGAGCCGCCAGCTGGTGACCGAGCTCTTCGCGCACCTCGAGCGCGCCGGTGCCGACGCCGACGTGCGGGCCGTGCTCATCGAGAGCTCGGGCAAGGTCTTCTGCTCCGGCGCCGACCTGACCGAGGCCTCGAGCGAGGGGATGGAGTCCGGCACCCGGGCGATCGTCGAGCTGCAGCGCCTCATCGCCACGCTCGACAAGCCGGTCGTGACCAAGAACCTCGGCGCCGTGCGAGCGGGCGGGATCGGGATCGTCGCCGCCGCCGACATCGCCATCAGCGCGGCCGACGCCACCTTCGCCCTCACCGAGGTCAAGCTCGGCCTCGCCGCCGCGATCATCAGCCTCACCGTCCACCACCGGATGACCCCGCGGGCGGCCGCCCTGACCACGCTCGGCGGCGAGGTGTTCACCGGCGCCGACGCGGCGGCGTACGGGCTGGTGACCAAGGCGGTGCCGGCCGACGTCCTCGACGAGGAGGTCGCCGCCGTGTGCGCCAGCCTCGCGACCGGGGCGCCCCAGGGCCTGCGGGAGTCGAAGCGGATCCTCAACCGCGACCTGGTCGCGCGCATCGACGCGCTGGGCGAGGAGATGGCGACCACGAGCACCCGGCTGTTCGCCTCCGACGAGGCGCGCGAGGCGATGGTCGCCTTCCTCTCCCGCAAGAAGTAG
- a CDS encoding molybdopterin-dependent oxidoreductase, whose amino-acid sequence MHTIDQRSRSRTARHAAYGVLATLVGLAAGHLVAALTVPAASPVLAVGSTVIDLTPTPLKEWAIRQFGSADKLVLVGSVTLVVLVLAAVAGVVAARRETSGLLVLVGLAGVAGVLAVLRPGSGPLDLVPALVAAAVAATSLWWLHRVDDRGRPGPPPGVGGPTRRGVVLATGGLAAAGVVMGAAGRWVTSYRLGGTDVSLPVAADPASSFPVGLEGTYDQITPLRTPTGEFYRVDTRLTIPAVDVDSWTLTVDGDVDREVTLTFDELAAMPTIERDITLTCVSNEVGGPYVGGARWLGVPLADVLARAGIDATRADQILSTDVDGMTISTPLDVALDGRDAMIAIGMNGGPLPRTHGFPARMVVPGLYGFVSACKWITRMTLTTYDAEQAYWTERDWVTDAPIKISSRIDTPRPLSETGAGTVVVGGVAWAQGVGVDRVEVRVDGGAWQQASLGPQVTDDYWRQWYLEWDATPGRHLLAARATNRAGDVQTDVRMRPFPEGSSGLQEISVLIT is encoded by the coding sequence ATGCACACCATCGACCAGCGGTCCCGCTCGCGCACCGCGCGCCACGCGGCGTACGGCGTGCTCGCCACCCTCGTCGGCCTGGCCGCCGGCCACCTGGTCGCCGCGCTGACCGTGCCGGCCGCCTCGCCCGTGCTGGCCGTCGGCTCGACCGTCATCGACCTGACGCCGACCCCGCTCAAGGAGTGGGCGATCCGGCAGTTCGGCAGCGCCGACAAGCTGGTGCTCGTCGGCTCGGTGACGCTCGTCGTGCTGGTGCTCGCCGCCGTCGCGGGGGTGGTCGCGGCGCGGCGCGAGACGTCGGGGCTGCTCGTGCTGGTCGGGCTCGCCGGTGTCGCCGGCGTGCTGGCCGTCCTGCGCCCCGGATCCGGGCCGCTGGACCTCGTACCCGCCCTGGTCGCCGCCGCGGTCGCAGCCACCTCGTTGTGGTGGCTGCACCGCGTCGACGACCGGGGCCGCCCGGGGCCGCCGCCGGGGGTCGGCGGCCCCACCCGACGCGGGGTCGTGCTGGCGACCGGCGGGCTCGCCGCTGCCGGCGTGGTCATGGGGGCCGCCGGCCGCTGGGTGACGTCCTACCGCCTCGGCGGGACGGACGTCTCCCTGCCGGTCGCCGCCGACCCCGCGTCGTCCTTCCCGGTGGGCCTGGAGGGGACCTACGACCAGATCACCCCGCTGCGGACCCCCACCGGCGAGTTCTACCGCGTCGACACCCGGCTCACGATCCCGGCCGTGGACGTCGACTCGTGGACGCTCACCGTCGACGGCGACGTCGACCGGGAGGTCACGCTCACCTTCGACGAGCTGGCCGCGATGCCGACCATCGAGCGCGACATCACCCTCACCTGCGTCTCCAACGAGGTCGGCGGGCCCTACGTCGGCGGCGCCCGGTGGCTCGGCGTACCGCTCGCCGACGTGCTCGCCCGCGCCGGCATCGACGCGACGAGGGCCGACCAGATCCTGTCGACCGACGTCGACGGGATGACGATCTCGACCCCGCTCGACGTGGCGCTCGACGGCCGCGACGCCATGATCGCGATCGGGATGAACGGCGGCCCGTTGCCCCGCACCCACGGCTTCCCGGCGCGCATGGTGGTGCCCGGGCTCTACGGCTTCGTCAGCGCGTGCAAGTGGATCACCCGGATGACCCTGACGACCTACGACGCCGAGCAGGCCTACTGGACCGAGCGCGACTGGGTCACCGACGCGCCGATCAAGATCTCGAGCCGGATCGACACCCCGCGACCGCTCTCGGAGACCGGCGCAGGCACGGTCGTCGTCGGCGGCGTGGCCTGGGCGCAGGGCGTGGGCGTCGACCGGGTCGAGGTGCGCGTCGACGGCGGGGCCTGGCAGCAGGCTTCCCTCGGCCCGCAGGTCACCGACGACTACTGGCGCCAGTGGTACCTCGAGTGGGACGCCACGCCGGGCCGGCACCTCCTCGCCGCCCGGGCCACCAACAGGGCCGGGGACGTGCAGACGGACGTGCGGATGCGCCCCTTCCCCGAGGGCTCCAGCGGCCTCCAGGAGATCTCCGTCCTCATCACCTGA
- a CDS encoding fasciclin domain-containing protein, translated as MNTLLRTRTLGLAALALTASMGLAACGSDSDSDTSASDSTSESTSESPTESESSSETPMESEEPMAADAPFGEGCSAVPTSGEGSVEGMADDPVATAASNNPLLKTLVAAVTEADLVDTLNSTEDITVFAPTDDAFAQIPKKDLNALLKDKKMLTTVLTHHVVGERLTPETVAGEHETLAGDTLTVEGEGEAFTIGEASIICGNVPTANATVYVVDQVLMPQM; from the coding sequence ATGAACACCTTGCTCCGCACCCGCACCCTCGGACTGGCCGCCCTCGCGCTGACCGCGTCGATGGGCCTGGCCGCCTGTGGCAGCGACAGCGACTCCGACACCAGCGCCTCCGACTCCACGTCCGAGTCGACCTCCGAGTCCCCCACGGAGTCGGAGTCGAGCTCCGAGACCCCGATGGAGTCCGAGGAGCCGATGGCCGCCGACGCGCCGTTCGGCGAGGGCTGCTCGGCCGTCCCCACGTCCGGCGAGGGCTCGGTCGAGGGCATGGCCGACGACCCGGTCGCGACCGCCGCGTCCAACAACCCCCTCCTCAAGACGCTCGTCGCCGCCGTGACCGAGGCCGACCTGGTCGACACGCTCAACTCGACCGAGGACATCACCGTGTTCGCGCCCACCGACGACGCGTTCGCGCAGATCCCGAAGAAGGACCTCAACGCCCTCCTCAAGGACAAGAAGATGCTGACCACCGTGCTGACGCACCACGTGGTCGGTGAGCGGCTCACCCCCGAGACCGTCGCGGGCGAGCACGAGACCCTCGCGGGCGACACGCTCACCGTCGAGGGCGAGGGCGAGGCCTTCACCATCGGCGAGGCGAGCATCATCTGCGGCAACGTGCCGACCGCCAACGCCACCGTCTACGTCGTCGACCAGGTCCTGATGCCGCAGATGTGA
- the sigK gene encoding ECF RNA polymerase sigma factor SigK, translating into MDHVRPVPDGAPEGVPSGGDAARLADLLRRSALGDEAAFAEFYDATSARAYGLALRVVRNPAHAEEVAQEAYLDAWRSSTRYDADRGSAVGWLLTIVHRKAVDRVRSVEAASSREETWNREAAPTDHDQTAESAHASLDAARIRGAVATLTDVQRRAVELTYFGGYTHTEVATLLDVPLGTAKTRIRDGLIRLRDLMGVAS; encoded by the coding sequence GTGGACCACGTGAGGCCCGTACCGGACGGGGCGCCTGAGGGCGTCCCGTCCGGGGGCGACGCCGCCCGGCTCGCCGACCTGCTCCGACGCTCCGCCCTGGGCGACGAGGCGGCCTTCGCCGAGTTCTACGACGCCACGTCGGCCCGGGCCTACGGCCTGGCGCTGCGTGTCGTGCGCAACCCGGCGCACGCCGAGGAGGTGGCCCAGGAGGCCTACCTCGACGCGTGGCGCTCGAGCACGAGGTACGACGCCGACCGCGGCAGCGCCGTCGGCTGGCTGCTCACGATCGTCCACCGCAAGGCCGTCGACCGGGTCCGCTCGGTCGAGGCGGCCTCCTCGCGGGAGGAGACGTGGAACCGCGAGGCGGCCCCCACCGACCATGACCAGACCGCCGAGTCGGCGCACGCCTCGCTCGACGCGGCCCGCATCCGCGGGGCGGTCGCCACGCTGACCGACGTGCAGCGCCGGGCCGTCGAGCTCACCTACTTCGGCGGCTACACGCACACCGAGGTCGCCACCTTGCTGGACGTGCCCCTCGGCACGGCCAAGACCCGCATCCGCGACGGACTGATCCGCCTGCGAGACCTGATGGGAGTTGCCTCATGA
- a CDS encoding anti-sigma factor — protein MSDVHKLTGAYAMDALDELERARFERHLAECDDCRAEVAELRETAALLSETVAVAPPGSLRESVLAGISQVRPLAPEVSPAPPHDHRRPGRRRGWVPLLVAAALAIIVGVGAAVTQPWKSADDDVERLTAAEQVLQAPDAEEVVVDLGEAGRATLTRSKSRDRAVLTTDDMVSAPTGKDYELWFIDGDEFVSAGLMPDDPDQTVVLDGPAADAAAVGITVEPEGGSPQPTTDPIAVFDLTDAA, from the coding sequence ATGAGTGACGTGCACAAGCTCACCGGCGCCTACGCCATGGACGCGCTCGACGAGCTCGAGCGGGCCCGCTTCGAGCGGCACCTGGCCGAGTGCGACGACTGCCGCGCCGAGGTGGCCGAGCTCCGCGAGACCGCCGCGCTGCTCTCCGAGACCGTCGCCGTCGCGCCGCCCGGATCGCTGCGCGAGTCCGTCCTGGCCGGCATCTCGCAGGTCCGCCCACTCGCTCCCGAGGTCTCCCCCGCCCCGCCGCACGACCACCGCCGCCCGGGCCGGAGGAGGGGCTGGGTGCCCCTGCTCGTCGCGGCAGCGCTCGCGATCATCGTCGGCGTCGGCGCGGCGGTGACGCAGCCCTGGAAGTCCGCCGACGACGACGTCGAGCGGCTGACCGCCGCCGAGCAGGTGCTGCAGGCCCCCGACGCCGAGGAGGTCGTCGTCGACCTCGGCGAGGCCGGCCGCGCCACGCTGACGCGCTCGAAGTCGCGCGACCGCGCCGTCCTCACCACCGACGACATGGTGAGCGCGCCGACCGGCAAGGACTACGAGCTGTGGTTCATCGACGGCGACGAGTTCGTCTCCGCCGGGCTGATGCCCGACGACCCCGACCAGACCGTCGTGCTCGACGGACCGGCCGCGGACGCCGCCGCGGTGGGCATCACCGTCGAGCCCGAGGGCGGGTCACCGCAGCCCACGACCGACCCGATCGCCGTCTTCGACCTCACCGACGCCGCCTGA
- a CDS encoding sigma-70 family RNA polymerase sigma factor, which produces MGAEEGLDHAVEAMQAGDEAAFRLVYRHVQPPLLRYLTVLVGPADAEDVASDAWAQAFRDLDRFTGDADGFRGWITTIGRNRALDHLRHARRRPVADQPVEDLVDLADGTDVEADTLVRVGSEEVVRLIAALPPDQAEAIMLRTVLGFDAPTAARILGKRPGAVRAAAHRGLKRLAKRISEEP; this is translated from the coding sequence GTGGGCGCGGAGGAGGGGCTCGACCATGCGGTCGAGGCGATGCAGGCGGGCGACGAGGCGGCGTTCCGTCTCGTCTACCGCCACGTGCAGCCGCCGCTCCTGCGCTACCTCACCGTCCTCGTCGGCCCCGCCGACGCCGAGGATGTCGCGAGCGACGCCTGGGCGCAGGCGTTCCGCGACCTCGACCGCTTCACCGGTGACGCCGACGGCTTCCGCGGGTGGATCACCACCATCGGCCGCAACCGGGCCCTCGACCACCTGCGCCACGCCCGGCGCAGGCCCGTCGCCGACCAGCCCGTCGAGGACCTGGTCGACCTGGCGGACGGCACCGACGTCGAGGCCGACACTCTCGTGCGGGTCGGCTCGGAGGAGGTCGTGCGGTTGATCGCCGCGCTTCCACCCGATCAGGCCGAGGCGATCATGCTGCGCACCGTGCTGGGCTTCGACGCCCCCACCGCGGCACGCATCCTCGGCAAGAGGCCGGGCGCCGTCCGGGCTGCCGCCCACCGCGGGCTCAAGCGGCTCGCGAAGAGGATCTCGGAGGAGCCGTAA